One segment of Rhodopirellula baltica SH 1 DNA contains the following:
- a CDS encoding S8 family peptidase — MSNSSHSPSNPNLTDSDALELPSPAIQPCEERLALSASLMGAWLAEWADPTQPLPACPADVLPIPATGTAAPASIPVAPAITPLPGATAADAFPVGPLFPGTSNGGLPSHSDTDTSVDGPSGLNFDSIVDGQSSGSLFDQAQSLRQEGGALAGDAETGALDGSGQTIAVIDSGIAYDHVALGGGYGPGYRVVGGYDFAENDDNPYDDAPAGYHGSHVAGIIGGDGYLDSGQAFQGLAPGADLVGLRVFDDAGNGNLQWIESALQWVIENHDTFENPITTVNMSLGTELTDANRFDAMAMLEDELQTLYENNIMVFAAAGNSYATMDHQNADALMYPASSQYVVGVGSVDPNNMLSDFSQREDGILTTGGQAVRSSVPEHVYGADGFANDYALLSGTSMASPQIAGASVLVRQAMTDAGMSPTVDSILARLNETADQHTDPVTGIQYKTLNLEAALAFSVSEPDPVPTPDPTPPTNPSPTPTPEPTPDPSPNPTPDPAPPANSLVSEYQGTSGSDEVVLDLRGLTSSVGGGINGETLLSDASGSYTLDTTEPIVINGGEGGDVLRIMGSAEAESLLLRPPSSGDGVSRLTFLGGVIEIRGFENISFVGGGGLDHATMYDSTGDDVLTASSQTARMSGVGFEFRVDNVPKLFAHATSGGEDSAHLNDSAGDDRLVIRPQFSSLRSDTQTQAVFGFERVYAYAEAGGHDSADLGDSAADDVMSISQTQATISSSGYRATAVGFDDVTAKASAGGEDTVRIYVTQPGGTWHTTDSLTQWNGSDGTSRIARGFEHSETFERFETSGQSIETKSTDSPQPLANPFDEEAHRDALRRMFEAL, encoded by the coding sequence ATGTCCAATTCATCTCATTCGCCATCGAATCCAAACTTGACGGATTCTGACGCCCTGGAATTGCCATCGCCGGCAATCCAGCCCTGCGAAGAACGATTGGCTCTCTCTGCGTCTTTGATGGGAGCTTGGTTGGCCGAATGGGCGGATCCGACCCAACCATTGCCAGCTTGCCCAGCCGATGTGCTGCCGATCCCGGCCACCGGAACGGCGGCCCCCGCCTCCATTCCTGTCGCCCCCGCAATCACACCACTGCCCGGCGCAACCGCTGCGGACGCCTTTCCCGTCGGCCCGCTGTTTCCCGGCACTTCAAACGGCGGTTTGCCGAGCCATTCCGACACAGACACCTCCGTCGACGGTCCATCCGGCCTGAATTTCGACAGCATTGTCGACGGGCAATCATCAGGATCACTGTTCGATCAAGCTCAATCGCTGAGGCAAGAAGGCGGGGCACTCGCTGGGGACGCTGAAACGGGAGCACTGGATGGGAGCGGTCAAACCATCGCGGTCATCGACAGCGGCATCGCCTATGACCATGTCGCACTGGGAGGTGGCTACGGGCCCGGCTACCGAGTCGTCGGCGGCTACGACTTCGCTGAAAACGACGACAATCCATACGACGATGCTCCAGCCGGATACCACGGATCACACGTGGCTGGGATAATCGGCGGAGACGGCTACTTGGATTCTGGCCAAGCCTTCCAAGGCCTCGCTCCCGGAGCCGATTTGGTCGGACTGAGGGTTTTTGACGATGCGGGAAACGGCAACCTTCAGTGGATCGAATCCGCTTTACAGTGGGTGATCGAAAACCACGACACGTTCGAAAACCCAATCACGACAGTAAATATGTCGCTGGGAACCGAGCTCACCGACGCCAATCGATTCGACGCGATGGCGATGCTCGAAGACGAACTGCAAACGCTGTATGAAAACAACATCATGGTCTTCGCTGCGGCAGGCAACTCCTACGCGACGATGGATCATCAGAACGCTGACGCGTTGATGTACCCGGCATCCAGCCAATATGTCGTCGGCGTTGGATCAGTGGATCCGAACAATATGCTCAGTGATTTCTCACAACGCGAAGACGGCATTTTGACCACTGGTGGACAGGCCGTTCGCAGCAGCGTTCCCGAACATGTTTACGGCGCAGACGGGTTTGCGAACGACTACGCATTGCTCAGTGGCACGAGCATGGCCAGCCCACAAATCGCTGGGGCTTCTGTGCTGGTTCGCCAAGCCATGACGGATGCGGGAATGTCACCAACCGTCGATTCCATCCTGGCTCGACTCAACGAAACCGCGGATCAACACACCGATCCGGTCACCGGGATTCAGTACAAAACATTGAACTTGGAAGCCGCTCTCGCGTTCAGCGTGTCCGAACCGGATCCTGTCCCCACGCCGGATCCAACGCCGCCAACGAATCCCAGCCCAACTCCGACGCCCGAACCAACTCCGGATCCATCACCCAACCCAACGCCGGATCCCGCCCCGCCCGCCAATTCGCTGGTCAGCGAATACCAGGGCACCTCCGGATCCGACGAAGTTGTCTTGGACCTGCGAGGCCTCACGTCTTCCGTTGGCGGTGGAATCAATGGCGAAACGCTTCTCTCCGATGCGAGCGGCAGTTACACGCTCGACACAACCGAACCGATTGTCATCAACGGTGGCGAGGGCGGTGACGTGCTTCGAATCATGGGATCCGCGGAAGCTGAAAGTCTGCTTCTTCGTCCACCCAGCAGCGGAGACGGAGTCAGTCGCCTGACATTCCTCGGCGGTGTGATCGAAATCCGCGGCTTCGAAAACATCTCCTTCGTTGGAGGAGGCGGACTCGATCATGCAACAATGTACGACAGCACCGGCGACGACGTGCTCACCGCGTCCAGCCAAACGGCTCGCATGTCCGGTGTCGGCTTTGAGTTCCGCGTGGACAACGTTCCCAAACTATTCGCCCACGCAACCTCCGGCGGCGAAGACTCGGCACACCTCAACGATTCAGCCGGCGATGATCGCTTGGTCATCCGGCCACAATTCAGCTCGCTTCGCAGCGACACGCAGACACAAGCCGTGTTCGGGTTCGAACGAGTCTATGCCTACGCTGAAGCCGGCGGCCATGACTCCGCCGACCTTGGTGACTCCGCCGCAGATGACGTGATGTCGATCTCGCAAACGCAAGCAACCATCAGCAGCAGTGGCTACCGAGCCACAGCGGTTGGATTCGACGATGTCACGGCCAAAGCCTCCGCCGGCGGCGAAGACACGGTTCGCATCTATGTCACACAACCTGGCGGCACTTGGCATACGACTGACTCGCTGACCCAGTGGAACGGATCCGACGGGACCTCACGTATCGCCCGTGGCTTCGAACACAGCGAAACGTTCGAGCGATTCGAAACGTCCGGCCAATCCATCGAGACCAAGTCAACCGATTCTCCACAACCGCTGGCCAACCCGTTCGACGAAGAAGCCCACCGCGACGCACTTCGACGGATGTTCGAAGCCCTCTGA
- a CDS encoding Ig-like domain-containing protein, with protein MTNAKTHHIDPAQPFELPRKQMKNLRQLLRSVSPSSSRKRSEDRSRSNRSNKRRLLSESLETRQLLAGDVPSVVDAAPEGEATYAVAHNYWRAYDVDNNKYVTALDALMVINHLNSHGEGEPLSGSDEFTGFVDVTGDNRVTALDALSVINALNRGEGEADMPLVEFVLAARNLDDTLVDNTTGATDVLPDDNVELTYNVDVNEVFKLEVGVKDLRGFSATGVFRAVTDIIIDQSDVLEPAVGEVQSIVFDNTVLNSPLEGNITFSFADNPSVTVTRSLNDFIGGSLGNGSNNLEEIIAQLSPLVGSADDVDVQSSINTSAGGPSGGGSYTMEINYSGPDLINVNMPQLQAVLEVNGTAQPVNLSQINVQNPDGSFNSTPILRALELNTRNAGNAGVYGQTRSFGSFELGEDLGSGLVDLFDEIGVLGPGDKSLAQELGSEYNPNLAYDAFSIPVRAVVPATGVSVSLDAPDEGDKVLIYGTEVGKESVPDNMIQLDASSRFILNVSGVSTGLTAANSTLSLTEDDSATTIDLATLNSGNPAGTTYAISSTTENLGDFALNGSVVTYTPDADAFGNGDQLVYTATDGTDTVTGTIAVTIAGVNDPPTLVDDTATVEQGETAQIDVLANDSAGPGENNADLVLQSPATAITTANGGSAIIANGQISYTAPAGFSGSDSFTYTVADGALTATANVVVTVTNSQTGINAANKTVTIDEDNGGGVTSEVLVADLSDDNLITINTGGTTITLDDAVITSGNGSVRIDGDQIFFTPAQDDFGTTTITYTASNDGTEGGSDTGVITVNITADNTDLTATADDFSVNEGATVTLDVLANDFDGPGESGVLTITAVGTPNFGTATITQNGTRISYTSTGSAADGDDSFTYTISDGQGGTSTAVVNIDIQDVLDAPIAGNGSETIDEDSGTFTFNLNDLVTLEGTDSVTFSKVSGTDAIGTSTVAANGTLTFNPVLNANGTATIVYRATSTQGSQLSDEGTLTISVTPVNDAPTATNRTVTVLEDNSIDIDLNGNVADIDSTGLVITVASNPGNGTATAIGNGQIRYTPVADFNGQDSFTYQVTDGNLTATATVTVNVTDVVSPPVANNGSLSATEDAGAVTLDLSTLINLDSGDSATVTITTAPTNGTANVSGTSGDLTNSTLSYTPSADYFGSDSLVYTVTNSQGATDTGTISISVAGVNDAPVAGNDTATTVRNRAVTIDVLSNDSLGPANENQTATVTVPTQPANGTVTVNANNELVFTPATDFVGTATITYQLSDGDLTDTATVEVTVNDFSPSVISGQLFVDGIMNIRDVIDNGADPVRNGVRDPGETALGGVAVRLVSAASQNELGVDIDQVVLTNLDGEYTFEDVAPGSYQVIYNLPNNAVAAGEAADGIIPIEIGSDGGASPVGSFAFATLGDAGQGNSSILSTNTNGGNGLPSGVDPGEGGFINLVDGAQTMFLAGSGFDGVAYAELAMNRNNDAALLTIIEEDGDVRTAQVDGDHLRVNRSGTSVQLLGGVDDFDFDASLEDLIESEYPAFRDAIDMILGNS; from the coding sequence TTGACGAACGCGAAGACCCATCACATCGACCCAGCCCAACCATTCGAATTGCCGAGAAAACAGATGAAAAATCTGCGTCAACTGCTTCGCAGCGTGAGCCCGTCGTCATCACGAAAGCGAAGCGAAGACCGGTCGCGCTCTAACCGTTCGAACAAGCGTCGTCTGCTAAGCGAATCGCTTGAAACTCGACAATTGCTGGCTGGTGACGTCCCCTCGGTGGTCGATGCTGCTCCGGAAGGCGAAGCCACATACGCTGTCGCTCACAACTACTGGCGAGCCTACGACGTTGACAACAACAAATATGTGACGGCACTGGACGCGTTGATGGTGATCAATCACCTCAACAGTCATGGCGAAGGCGAGCCCCTGTCGGGATCCGATGAGTTCACTGGTTTCGTCGATGTGACCGGTGACAATCGAGTGACGGCCTTGGACGCTCTGAGTGTCATCAATGCTCTGAATCGCGGTGAAGGCGAAGCCGACATGCCGTTGGTTGAGTTTGTGCTGGCAGCCCGCAACCTGGATGACACGCTGGTCGACAACACGACCGGCGCAACCGATGTCCTTCCTGACGACAATGTCGAACTGACCTACAACGTCGACGTCAACGAAGTCTTCAAGTTGGAAGTCGGCGTCAAGGATCTGCGTGGGTTCAGTGCCACGGGTGTCTTCCGAGCTGTCACCGACATCATCATTGATCAATCCGATGTGCTCGAGCCAGCCGTTGGCGAAGTTCAAAGCATCGTCTTTGACAACACGGTCCTAAACTCTCCGCTCGAAGGCAATATCACGTTCTCGTTTGCGGACAATCCGTCCGTTACCGTGACGCGGTCTTTGAACGACTTCATTGGCGGCAGCCTTGGCAATGGTTCGAACAATCTCGAAGAGATCATTGCTCAGCTAAGTCCTCTGGTCGGATCAGCTGATGATGTCGACGTGCAATCGAGCATCAACACGAGTGCGGGTGGTCCAAGTGGTGGTGGCTCCTACACGATGGAGATCAACTACAGCGGTCCTGACTTGATCAACGTAAACATGCCTCAATTGCAGGCTGTCTTAGAGGTCAACGGAACCGCCCAACCAGTCAATCTGTCGCAGATCAACGTTCAGAATCCGGACGGTTCTTTCAATAGCACCCCAATCCTTCGTGCGTTGGAATTGAACACGCGGAATGCAGGAAATGCCGGCGTCTATGGGCAGACCCGTTCGTTTGGCTCGTTTGAGCTCGGCGAGGACTTGGGAAGCGGTTTGGTCGATCTCTTCGATGAAATTGGCGTGCTCGGCCCTGGCGACAAAAGTTTGGCTCAGGAGTTGGGCTCTGAGTACAATCCAAATTTGGCTTATGATGCCTTCAGCATTCCAGTCCGTGCCGTTGTGCCGGCGACTGGCGTCAGCGTGAGCTTGGATGCTCCCGATGAAGGTGACAAGGTTCTGATTTACGGCACCGAAGTCGGAAAAGAGAGCGTGCCTGACAACATGATTCAGTTGGACGCTTCATCGCGATTCATTCTGAATGTTTCCGGTGTCAGCACCGGTTTGACTGCTGCGAATAGCACGCTGAGTTTGACCGAAGACGATTCTGCCACGACGATCGATTTGGCGACGCTGAACTCAGGTAACCCAGCCGGAACGACCTACGCGATCTCATCGACGACTGAAAACTTGGGTGACTTCGCTCTCAATGGCAGCGTCGTTACCTACACACCAGATGCCGATGCATTCGGCAATGGCGATCAACTGGTTTACACTGCGACGGACGGAACTGACACCGTCACCGGCACGATTGCTGTCACGATCGCGGGTGTGAATGATCCACCAACGTTGGTCGACGACACCGCAACCGTTGAACAGGGCGAAACTGCTCAGATCGATGTGCTGGCCAACGATAGTGCTGGCCCAGGCGAAAACAACGCTGACTTGGTGCTTCAAAGCCCGGCGACGGCGATCACCACGGCAAATGGTGGTTCGGCCATCATCGCCAACGGACAAATTAGCTACACCGCACCGGCTGGGTTCTCTGGTTCGGATTCGTTCACTTACACCGTTGCTGACGGTGCGTTGACGGCAACCGCGAACGTGGTCGTCACGGTCACGAACAGCCAAACCGGCATCAACGCGGCCAACAAGACCGTCACCATTGATGAGGACAACGGTGGTGGAGTCACAAGCGAAGTTTTGGTCGCCGACCTCAGCGATGACAATCTGATCACGATCAATACCGGTGGTACCACTATCACCCTGGACGATGCGGTCATCACATCAGGAAATGGCAGCGTCCGGATCGACGGTGACCAGATCTTCTTCACTCCGGCTCAAGACGATTTCGGTACCACGACGATCACTTACACCGCCAGCAATGACGGTACGGAAGGCGGCAGTGACACAGGCGTCATCACCGTCAACATCACGGCCGACAACACGGACCTGACCGCCACAGCGGATGACTTCAGTGTCAACGAAGGTGCAACGGTTACTTTGGATGTGCTGGCGAACGATTTCGATGGTCCAGGCGAATCGGGCGTTTTGACGATCACTGCGGTGGGCACTCCGAATTTCGGAACTGCGACAATCACCCAGAACGGCACGCGAATCAGTTACACCTCGACCGGTTCAGCAGCCGATGGCGATGACTCGTTCACCTACACCATCAGTGATGGCCAAGGTGGCACCTCAACGGCCGTCGTGAACATCGACATCCAAGACGTCTTGGATGCTCCGATTGCTGGCAACGGATCGGAAACCATCGATGAAGACTCCGGAACGTTCACGTTCAACCTGAACGATTTGGTCACGCTCGAAGGAACCGACTCGGTCACCTTCAGCAAAGTCAGCGGCACCGACGCAATCGGAACATCGACTGTCGCAGCGAACGGGACATTGACCTTCAATCCTGTTCTGAACGCTAACGGCACTGCAACAATCGTTTATCGTGCGACCAGCACGCAAGGGTCGCAGTTGTCCGATGAGGGCACTCTCACGATCAGCGTGACACCAGTCAACGATGCACCCACAGCCACGAACCGCACCGTTACGGTGTTGGAAGACAACAGCATCGACATTGACCTGAATGGCAATGTCGCTGACATCGATAGCACTGGTTTGGTCATCACCGTTGCGTCGAATCCGGGCAACGGAACGGCAACTGCGATCGGCAACGGCCAGATTCGCTACACGCCAGTTGCTGACTTCAACGGCCAGGATTCGTTCACCTACCAAGTCACCGATGGCAACTTGACCGCGACCGCGACGGTCACGGTCAATGTGACCGACGTGGTATCGCCACCGGTTGCTAACAACGGTTCGTTGTCGGCTACCGAAGATGCGGGAGCCGTGACGTTGGATCTGTCGACGTTGATCAACCTGGACTCGGGTGACTCGGCAACCGTCACGATCACCACAGCACCCACCAACGGCACAGCGAATGTCAGTGGCACTTCAGGCGATTTGACCAATTCGACGCTGTCCTACACGCCAAGTGCTGATTACTTCGGAAGTGATTCGCTGGTCTACACGGTCACCAACTCGCAAGGTGCGACCGATACCGGCACCATCAGTATCTCAGTGGCTGGTGTGAACGATGCTCCAGTCGCGGGCAACGACACCGCGACCACGGTTCGCAACCGAGCGGTTACGATCGACGTGCTTTCAAACGATTCACTTGGACCAGCCAACGAGAATCAAACCGCGACGGTTACCGTGCCTACTCAACCGGCCAACGGAACGGTCACGGTCAATGCCAACAACGAACTGGTCTTCACGCCAGCGACGGACTTTGTTGGCACCGCGACGATCACTTATCAGCTCAGCGATGGTGATTTAACCGACACTGCGACCGTGGAAGTCACCGTCAACGATTTCAGCCCATCGGTGATCTCCGGTCAGCTGTTCGTCGACGGGATCATGAACATCCGCGATGTGATCGACAACGGTGCCGATCCGGTCCGCAACGGTGTTCGCGATCCGGGTGAGACCGCTCTTGGTGGCGTCGCAGTCCGTTTGGTGTCGGCCGCTTCGCAAAATGAATTGGGCGTCGATATCGATCAAGTGGTGCTGACAAATTTGGACGGTGAATACACCTTCGAAGACGTTGCACCGGGCAGCTACCAAGTGATTTACAACTTGCCCAACAATGCTGTCGCCGCCGGTGAAGCAGCCGACGGAATCATTCCAATCGAAATCGGTTCCGATGGCGGAGCGTCACCCGTCGGATCGTTCGCCTTTGCGACATTGGGTGATGCCGGGCAAGGCAACAGTTCCATCTTGTCGACCAATACCAACGGCGGCAACGGTTTGCCAAGCGGCGTTGATCCAGGCGAAGGTGGATTCATCAATCTGGTCGACGGTGCACAGACAATGTTCTTGGCCGGTAGCGGGTTCGACGGAGTGGCTTACGCTGAATTGGCGATGAACCGCAACAATGATGCAGCCTTGCTCACGATCATCGAAGAAGACGGCGACGTCCGTACCGCTCAGGTCGACGGTGATCACTTGCGAGTGAACCGAAGCGGCACATCCGTCCAGTTGCTCGGCGGCGTGGATGATTTCGATTTCGACGCCAGCCTCGAAGATTTGATTGAAAGCGAATACCCCGCTTTCCGAGACGCGATTGATATGATCCTCGGCAACAGCTGA
- a CDS encoding lactate/malate dehydrogenase family protein: MKITLVGTGRVGSAIAFALTINPLASELLLLNRSREKAEGDALDLTHAAALVDSNIKISSGEIADSKDSDVIIFTASVPFRYPNQTRLEMGIDNMPILRDWMPGLAKASPNAIVVMVSNPVDALAYETIRLTGFDPKRVIGTGTLVDSIRYRALLSTELKIHAQDIRAYILGEHGDTQFAASSIAMTGGERFYPSDTSRRMFEETKAMGYEVFRLKGHTSYGIAMATITILDSIAYDLRHTMPVSVLVDGYLGVEDVCLSLPAVIGREGVTRILHPTLSEDEEAAFRNSAEVVKQTLVEMEAGQ; encoded by the coding sequence ATGAAGATCACATTGGTCGGAACCGGACGAGTCGGATCGGCGATTGCTTTTGCATTGACAATCAATCCTCTGGCCAGCGAGTTGTTGTTGCTCAATCGCTCGCGAGAGAAGGCCGAAGGCGATGCGTTGGATCTGACGCATGCGGCGGCGCTCGTTGACAGCAATATCAAAATCTCCTCGGGTGAGATCGCGGATTCAAAAGACTCCGACGTGATCATTTTCACCGCGTCGGTTCCGTTTCGATACCCAAACCAAACGCGATTGGAGATGGGGATCGACAACATGCCGATCCTGCGCGACTGGATGCCAGGTTTGGCGAAGGCGAGCCCCAACGCGATTGTTGTGATGGTCAGCAACCCGGTCGATGCGCTCGCGTATGAAACGATCCGTTTGACCGGATTTGACCCCAAACGCGTGATTGGCACCGGCACTTTGGTTGACAGCATTCGCTACCGAGCTTTGTTGTCGACGGAACTGAAAATTCACGCGCAAGACATCCGGGCGTATATCCTGGGCGAACATGGTGACACGCAGTTCGCCGCTTCGTCGATTGCGATGACCGGCGGCGAACGATTTTATCCCAGCGACACGTCACGGCGAATGTTCGAAGAAACCAAAGCGATGGGATACGAGGTGTTCCGTCTGAAAGGGCACACGTCGTATGGCATTGCGATGGCGACCATCACCATTCTGGATAGCATCGCGTATGACCTTCGCCACACAATGCCGGTCAGTGTGCTGGTTGATGGGTACTTGGGCGTCGAAGACGTTTGTCTTTCCCTGCCTGCGGTCATCGGCCGCGAAGGAGTCACTCGGATTCTGCATCCAACTTTGTCAGAAGACGAGGAGGCCGCGTTTCGCAACTCGGCCGAGGTCGTCAAGCAAACGTTGGTGGAGATGGAAGCCGGACAGTGA
- a CDS encoding MotA/TolQ/ExbB proton channel family protein gives MKPHDFNANDTVSPADHWGEPVEPLTKLQATTPASTGEPSASTSANQPTDLVDSPSMLSKIVASVGPIGLGLVLSAVFYGVVFGVNWGPLNRYFLGHPVAVAAAILFCVAIAILAVRAVQVARDRHQLELLRDEDLMAHATGATSDSPAQRWLQQNDAGAIARTWRKSLRSLPSSTRNSLLVRRLNEVLGRQSHRTGTGDLPQDLREMSERDADAAHDSFGLIRIIVWAIPMLGFLGTVIGITQTLGGLDFTDGTAAVDRLKSGLYVAFDTTALGLVLSVLAIFLQFPVERSQQSLLASVDQRVRDLVSEALPSDDAGDSQTALVTQLCDGIRVAVQESLATQAKLWRETIEEAQASWRTQHNEGSEQFRKLMQASLQPALTSHADRIEATVSRLDMIGSGVSQTLQDQTKAWNDAMHTTAVEVQTHRRTLMTHTEAMTELAAQQSMRNQTEAPVVELDPVMGEAMRTLARAVDTLSQRLPAAKTTGGRDDSTSKRRAA, from the coding sequence ATGAAGCCTCACGATTTCAACGCCAACGACACCGTTTCCCCCGCCGATCATTGGGGAGAACCCGTCGAGCCATTGACGAAATTGCAGGCCACCACCCCGGCCAGCACCGGCGAGCCATCCGCATCGACATCTGCGAATCAACCAACTGATCTGGTCGATTCACCTTCCATGTTGTCGAAGATCGTCGCATCCGTCGGTCCGATCGGCTTGGGTTTGGTTTTGTCGGCGGTGTTTTACGGCGTCGTCTTCGGAGTCAATTGGGGTCCGCTGAACCGGTACTTCCTTGGTCACCCGGTCGCTGTCGCCGCGGCAATTTTGTTCTGTGTCGCCATCGCGATTCTTGCTGTCCGTGCGGTGCAAGTCGCTCGCGATCGGCACCAATTGGAATTGCTTCGCGACGAAGACCTGATGGCACATGCGACCGGTGCCACATCAGATTCGCCCGCGCAACGTTGGTTGCAACAAAACGATGCCGGCGCGATCGCTCGCACCTGGCGTAAATCGTTGCGTTCGCTTCCAAGCTCGACAAGAAACTCGCTGCTGGTACGTCGCCTGAACGAAGTGTTGGGACGACAATCACATCGCACCGGAACCGGCGACCTTCCACAAGATTTGCGGGAGATGTCGGAACGCGACGCCGATGCGGCTCACGATTCGTTCGGCTTGATTCGCATCATCGTGTGGGCCATCCCGATGCTTGGTTTCTTAGGCACGGTCATTGGTATCACGCAAACGCTCGGCGGGCTGGACTTCACCGACGGAACCGCAGCGGTCGATCGATTGAAGAGCGGTTTGTACGTCGCCTTCGACACAACCGCTTTGGGTTTGGTGTTGTCGGTGCTAGCGATCTTTTTGCAGTTCCCTGTTGAACGGTCCCAACAGAGTTTGCTGGCAAGCGTTGACCAACGAGTTCGCGACTTGGTTTCAGAAGCTCTGCCGAGTGACGATGCCGGGGACAGCCAAACCGCTTTGGTCACTCAACTGTGCGATGGCATTCGAGTCGCCGTGCAAGAATCATTGGCCACACAAGCAAAGCTGTGGCGGGAGACGATCGAAGAAGCTCAGGCGTCATGGCGAACCCAACACAATGAAGGTTCCGAGCAGTTCCGCAAACTGATGCAAGCATCGTTGCAACCGGCCCTGACCAGTCACGCCGATCGCATCGAAGCGACCGTGTCTCGATTGGACATGATCGGCAGCGGCGTCAGCCAAACGCTGCAAGATCAAACCAAAGCATGGAACGACGCGATGCACACGACCGCCGTCGAAGTGCAAACCCATCGCCGCACATTGATGACTCACACCGAAGCGATGACGGAACTGGCGGCTCAGCAAAGCATGCGAAACCAGACCGAGGCTCCGGTCGTTGAACTGGATCCCGTGATGGGTGAAGCAATGCGAACATTGGCTCGCGCCGTTGATACCTTGTCGCAACGATTGCCGGCCGCAAAAACGACCGGTGGTCGAGATGACTCCACCAGCAAAAGGCGTGCGGCATGA